The Thunnus thynnus chromosome 24, fThuThy2.1, whole genome shotgun sequence genome window below encodes:
- the LOC137176749 gene encoding methyl-CpG-binding domain protein 5-like encodes MNGGKDCEAGDERQAVPVQVPIGWQRKAEQGGGVVYISPSGSVLSSLEQVKTYLLTDGTCKCGLECPLILHKVFNFDPGAAVKQRTAEDVKADEDVTKLCIHKRKLLAVATLHRSMETHPPLTLTSPGGGTSSVVAAHSTTQRAIRTKPHDGLPNAVGPDCKNPFKMMMAAGQQQQRLYPPQEMVGAQQSELYSGYTRPQRLGSGEPGPKSPYRAGYGSMLSPPPSSAKLYGDGSQSPSADTLGSPEGFPRTNPCGFPGAGSPGSASIHGNSRTPLSPPNVMLHGSPAGQPSCAMTGRTSTPLSPTATAKSPVMNMNMPRGNFPPGMDMPRAPFHHKTQPPVHPVPPPPSIQPSCALQKRQLMSEKDPLGILDPIPSKPVSQSPASAPNPSNFQPNIHSQVPVMNVNIPPPAIVPLPSNLPLPTVKPGPVGHGGHVQRTQQGGPASSMSPSPVTSPVHMVGPAHGRMETSPHRSRSSSTSSDHGNFAMPSGHQAPCGTMKVPPRSPRSAMGSPRPAMPSSPSTNKTDPLHQYKDSQLLSGMGNSIGTQQHSNPMYSPTSSSSSSSSLATPSASQKGHPGLLGMPLNQILNQQNAASFPASSLLSAAAKAQLANQNKLSAAGNSTAGMAGGGVGMAGMGAGGGGNGGGGGHPGSMSGSRGMEGHSTLNPMLPPNSTMLLNTPEGQSGRAALRDKLMAQQRDPLRKRKQSSGSASVNHDNSNNMVYNMLNKPGMGGPHMPGPSATEQLRKVGRLGTLPPNTSMAQLLQSMSCQSSHNMAGSSHRPGLSPGAGPGPQGAAQLHYSDTTSMVPGGPQQNLLTQQRLRGPSDAMHCQNLDTSGGHLGSRPGQFPDMMAQMQATAMSNCGPMGPGGGLVGPDGMPLGRPNTNPPPLSHSGPHPSQQNLLHSIGRTNMVVMPHGGGDGSCTQTISDTGNPSSLGCNMGSLQPHVNTGGGQMYQQQVHQGMQQGVASHPAYQGQQHFSDNPPYTDSNANAGSMACLYQTYQQGMLPHHQFGEGQQPQGEGLRAGTPGSDRGPGRGPESVDAIYRAVVDAASKGMHVTITTTVSGTTQASPVPALSAMSAFTASIGEPVNLPQAVSAVLHGHQEGEALPQQARPRQVRLGRGQKNMDPGKSTPDGPEANDYFRSPGRGTPRGQWDGETQHGGGFDTHSNNSAWGGEEFLECSTQVRSSPCMERPASLAPAPPCPAEGSNDHGLAMAHGKAFLDDGYRFNNCSRTPANYKERLEQTVERCAHINGATPHFNTRGYGEVLGPPRQELTGDDQSPSSSTSLEGPLATAKDYSHYNGHFNGMAPSPSDTKSLSSEEDLRQPDSPSSELLHYRSRTFNMGELVWGQLKGFPPWPAKLAGDEQVHSAAMQLREQAKVEPEKLKTLTHDFEALDRAAKRGLKPGKLNNHLEAAIHEAMSELDKMSGTIPSRDRQMKLPKPKRRKISR; translated from the exons tCCCAGTGGCTCGGTGCTGTCCAGCTTGGAGCAGGTGAAGACCTACCTGCTGACAGATGGAACCTGCAAATGCGGCCTGGAGTGCCCACTCATCCTCCAcaag GTGTTCAACTTCGACCCAGGGGCAGCTGTCAAGCAGAGGACAGCGGAGGATGTGAAAGCAGATGAAGATGTCACCAAACTCTGCATTCACAAGAGGAAGCTTCTGGCTGTGGCCACGCTGCACAGGAGCATGGAGACGCATCCACCACTCACGTTGACAAGTCCAGGGGGAG GTACGTCGTCTGTGGTCGCAGCGCATTCCACAACTCAACGGGCAATAAGGACTAAACCCCACGATGGCCTGCCCAATGCTGTTGGCCCAGACTGCAAGAATCCTTTCAAGATGATGATGGCAGCTGGACAGCAACAGCAGCGGCTGTATCCACCGCAGGAGATGGTTGGAGCACAGCAGTCAGAGCTCTATTCTGGGTACACCAGGCCTCAGAGGCTGGGCAGTGGGGAGCCAGGCCCCAAATCCCCTTACCGGGCGGGGTATGGTAGCATGCTGAGCCCACCTCCCTCCAGTGCTAAGCTGTATGGAGATGGCTCACAGTCTCCCAGTGCAGACACTCTGGGCAGCCCCGAGGGCTTTCCAAGGACCAATCCTTGTGGGTTTCCAGGAGCCGGCAGTCCCGGCTCAGCCTCCATCCATGGGAACTCTAGGACGCCTCTTTCCCCACCCAACGTGATGCTCCATGGCTCCCCTGCGGGCCAGCCATCCTGCGCCATGACAGGAAGGACTAGCACGCCCCTCTCCCCCACGGCCACTGCCAAAAGCCCTgtcatgaacatgaacatgccACGGGGGAACTTCCCCCCTGGTATGGATATGCCCCGTGCCCCGTTCCACCATAAAACACAGCCCCCTGTGCATCCTGTACCTCCCCCTCCATCCATACAACCATCCTGTGCCCTGCAGAAAAGGCAACTGATGTCTGAAAAAGACCCCTTAGGCATCCTGGACCCCATCCCCAGCAAGCCTGTCAGCCAGTCCCCGGCCAGCGCCCCAAACCCCTCCAACTTCCAGCCTAACATCCACTCTCAGGTACCAGTGATGAATGTAAACATACCCCCTCCCGCCATTGTTCCCTTGCCAAGCAACTTACCTTTACCCACAGTGAAGCCTGGGCCTGTGGGGCATGGCGGCCATGTTCAAAGGACTCAACAGGGTGGTCCGGCTTCCTCCATGTCCCCTTCCCCTGTCACCTCCCCTGTCCACATGGTTGGACCCGCCCATGGGAGGATGGAGACCTCCCCCCATCGCTCACGCTCATCCTCCACCTCTTCTGACCATGGGAACTTCGCAATGCCCTCCGGGCACCAGGCCCCATGTGGCACCATGAAGGTCCCCCCTCGTTCCCCCAGGTCGGCTATGGGGTCTCCCAGGCCAGCCATGCCCTCCAGCCCCTCCACCAACAAAACTGACCCACTCCACCAGTACAAAGACTCCCAGCTGCTGTCCGGGATGGGAAACTCAATTGGCACCCAGCAGCACAGCAACCCCATGTACTCacccacctcttcctcctcgtcaTCATCCTCTCTGGCCACCCCCAGCGCTTCCCAGAAGGGCCACCCAGGACTCCTGGGGATGCCCCTCAACCAGATCCTCAACCAACAGAATGCTGCTTCCTTCCCCGCCAGCAGTCTCCTGTCAGCGGCAGCCAAAGCACAGCTAGCAAATCAAAATAAACTCAGCGCTGCTGGCAACAGCACTGCTGGCATggctggtggtggtgttggtatGGCAGGCATGGGGGCAGGTGGTGGAGGTAATGGAGGGGGCGGTGGGCACCCTGGCTCTATGAGCGGCTCTCGAGGCATGGAGGGGCACAGCACTTTAAACCCCATGCTCCCGCCAAACTCCACCATGCTGCTTAACACTCCTGAAGGCCAGAGTGGTCGTGCGGCGCTGAGAGACAAGCTGATGGCCCAGCAGAGGGACCCGCTGCGCAAACGCAAGCAGTCATCAGGCAGTGCATCAGTAAACCATGACAACAGTAACAACATGGTCTACAACATGCTTAACAAACCAGGCATGGGAGGACCCCACATGCCAGGTCCCAGTGCCACTGAACAGCTGCGAAAAGTGGGCCGACTTGGAACCCTTCCCCCAAACACCTCCATggcccagctcctccagtccatgAGCTGCCAGAGCTCGCACAACATGGCTGGGAGCAGCCATCGTCCTGGCCTCAGTCCTGGTGCAGGGCCTGGTCCGCAAGGAGCTGCACAGCTGCACTACAGTGACACCACATCCATGGTCCCTGGAGGCCCTCAGCAGAACCTCCTCACCCAGCAGAGGCTGCGGGGCCCCAGTGACGCCATGCACTGCCAGAACTTGGACACCTCTGGGGGCCACCTGGGCTCTCGTCCAGGCCAGTTCCCCGACATGATGGCCCAGATGCAGGCCACGGCCATGAGTAACTGTGGGCCCATGGGGCCTGGCGGTGGACTGGTCGGCCCTGATGGCATGCCACTGGGACGCCCCAACACTAATCCCCCACCGCTGTCCCATTCCGGCCCTCACCCCTCACAGCAGAACCTCCTTCATAGTATAGGGCGGACTAACATGGTAGTGATGCCACATGGAGGTGGAGATGGAAGCTGTACGCAGACCATCTCTGACACAG GAAACCCCTCATCCCTTGGCTGCAATATGGGCAGCCTGCAGCCTCACGTCAATACCGGCGGAGGTCAGATGTACCAGCAGCAGGTCCATCAGGGCATGCAGCAGGGTGTGGCCTCCCACCCAGCCTACCAGGGCCAGCAGCACTTCTCCGACAACCCACCTTACACAGACAGCAACGCTAACGCCGGCTCCATGGCTTGTCTCTACCAGACATACCAG CAGGGGATGTTGCCACACCACCAGTTTGGGGAGGGGCAGCAGCCCCAGGGTGAGGGGCTACGAGCAGGTACGCCCGGCTCTGACAGGGGCCCCGGCAGAGGCCCCGAGTCGGTGGACGCCATCTATAGAGCCGTGGTGGACGCCGCCAGCAAGGGCATGCACGTTACCATAACCACCACAGTGAGCGGGACCACACAGGCGAGCCCGGTGCCTGCTCTCAGCGCCATGAGTGCCTTCACTGCCTCGATAGGGGAGCCCGTCAACCTCCCCCAAGCGGTTAGCGCAGTCCTGCACGGGCACCAGGAAGGGGAGGCGTTACCACAGCAAGCCAGGCCGAGGCAGGTGAGGCTGGGACGAGGTCAGAAGAACATGGATCCAGGGAAGAGCACTCCAGACGGCCCCGAGGCCAACGACTACTTCCGTTCTCCTGGCCGTGGGACTCCAAGGGGGCAGTGGGACGGGGAGACCCAGCACGGGGGAGGCTTCGACACTCACAGCAACAACAGCGCCTGGGGTGGCGAGGAGTTTCTTGAATGCTCAACCCAGGTGAGGAGTAGTCCCTGCATGGAGCGACCCGCCAGCTTGGCTCCCGCCCCACCCTGCCCTGCTGAGGGGTCCAACGACCATGGCCTGGCTATGGCGCATGGAAAGGCCTTTCTCGACGATGGCTATCGCTTCAACAACTGCAGCCGGACACCTGCCAACTACAAGGAGCGTCTGGAGCAGACGGTGGAACGCTGCGCCCACATCAACGGCGCCACCCCGCACTTCAACACCCGGGGATACGGAGAAGTCCTTGGCCCCCCACGGCAAGAGCTAACGGGGGATGACCAGTCGCCCAGCTCCTCCACTAGCCTGGAGGGACCTCTGGCCACAGCCAAAGACTACAGCCACTACAACGGCCACTTCAATGGTATGGCACCCAGCCCCTCGGACACAAAGAGCCTGAGCAGCGAGGAGGACCTGCGGCAGCCGGACTCTCCCTCCTCAGAGCTGCTTCACTACAGGTCTAGGACCTTCAACATGGGAGAGCTGGTCTGGGGCCAGCTGAAGGGCTTCCCACCCTGGCCTGCCAAGTTGGCTGGGGACGAACAAGTGCACAGCGCTGCTATGCAGCTGCGGGAGCAGGCCAAG GTAGAGCCAGAGAAACTAAAAACACTAACTCATGACTTTGAGGCACTTGACCGAGCCGCCAAAAGAGGCCTGAA ACCGGGGAAACTGAATAATCACTTGGAAGCTGCTATCCACGAGGCCATGAGTGAGCTGGATAAGATGTCGGGCACA ATCCCGTCGAGAGATCGTCAGATGAAGCTCCCCAAGCCTAAGAGGAGGAAGATATCCAGATAA